Proteins found in one Chionomys nivalis chromosome 15, mChiNiv1.1, whole genome shotgun sequence genomic segment:
- the Tmem174 gene encoding transmembrane protein 174, which translates to MEHSSNRPEDFPLNVFSVTPYTPSTADIQVSDDDKAGATLLFSGIFLGLVGITFTVMGWIKYQGVSHFEWTQLLGPILLSVGVTFILIAVCKFKMLSCQLCTESEERVLDSDPTSGGQSFVFTGINQPITFHGATVVQYIPPPYGSQEPLGMNAAAAYLQPMINPCGLVPSSGAPATTPSPPQYYTIYPQDNAAFVENEGYPPFVGVGNDRPRSDPDQLEGTQMEEEDCVRFSPPPYEEIYALPR; encoded by the exons ATGGAGCACAGCAGCAATCGCCCAGAGGACTTCCCACTTAATGTGTTCTCTGTCACGCCTTACACGCCCAGCACCGCCGACATCCAGGTGTCCGATGACGACAAGGCGGGGGCCACGCTGCTCTTCTCGGGCATCTTTCTAGGACTGGTGGGGATCACGTTCACTGTCATGGGCTGGATCAAGTACCAGGGTGTCTCCCATTTTGAATGGACCCAGCTCCTCGGGCCCATCCTCCTGTCAGTCGGCGTGACGTTCATCCTGATCGCTGTGTGCAAGTTCAAAATGCTATCCTGCCAGCTGTGCACGGAGAGCGAGGAAAGGGTCCTGGACTCGGACCCGACTTCCGGCGGACAGTCGTTCGTTTTCACTGGCATCAATCAGCCCATCACCTTCCATGGGGCCACCGTGGTGCAGTACATCCCTCCTCCTTACGGCTCTCAGGAGCCTCTGGGGATGAACGCCGCCGCTGCCTACCTGCAGCCCATGATCAACCCTTGCGGCCTTGTACCTTCTAGCGGAGCGCCGGCCACCACCCCAAGTCCCCCTCAGTACTATACCATCTACCCTCAAGACAATGCTGCATTTGTGGAGAACGAGGGCTACCCTCCTTTCGTGGGTGTTGGAAATGACAG GCCCCGCTCTGATCCTGACCAGCTAGAAGGGACGCAGATGGAAGAAGAGGACTGTGTAcgtttctctcctcccccctatGAGGAGATATACGCCCTCCCTCGCTAG